From one Pontibacillus sp. HMF3514 genomic stretch:
- a CDS encoding nucleoside hydrolase: MPKKVLFFGDFGVDDVFALLYANFKEDIEVVGVVTGYGNIPRKNAEQNALFLRALTQAEGKLSIIQGAYHPYTGVYPEYFPEIHGEYGLGPWEPDTQSIKDFTIDNYEKAIDLILENKNDITIVNIGRLSSLATLFVVYPDVSDLVNDIYIMGGAFFYPGNVTPVAEANIYGDPYAANLVLTLADNVKIFPLNVTSQAILTKSMIKYMGENCKNEAIGNILSPMFEHYFAFYQKKSSVPIQGVPIHDLLPFWAMMNGNEVIYQKAPVKVVTDEGVAFGQSIADFRQIKEKEDYPIHSIANQFDYSAYTQDVMDTFTF; the protein is encoded by the coding sequence ATGCCTAAAAAGGTGTTGTTTTTTGGAGATTTTGGAGTAGATGATGTTTTTGCTTTACTCTACGCAAATTTCAAAGAAGATATAGAAGTAGTTGGTGTTGTTACAGGGTATGGTAATATCCCGAGGAAAAATGCTGAACAAAATGCTTTATTCCTTCGAGCACTCACACAAGCTGAAGGGAAACTTTCTATAATTCAAGGTGCTTACCACCCTTATACTGGGGTTTATCCAGAATACTTTCCTGAAATTCACGGAGAATATGGCCTTGGTCCATGGGAGCCTGATACACAGTCCATTAAAGACTTTACCATCGACAATTATGAAAAAGCAATTGATTTAATCTTAGAGAACAAAAATGATATAACCATCGTTAATATAGGTCGATTATCTTCATTAGCTACTTTATTTGTTGTTTATCCTGACGTTAGTGACCTGGTAAACGATATCTATATTATGGGTGGTGCCTTCTTTTATCCTGGTAATGTGACTCCTGTTGCGGAAGCAAATATTTACGGAGATCCCTATGCAGCAAACCTGGTACTTACATTAGCAGACAACGTAAAGATTTTCCCTTTAAATGTTACAAGTCAGGCAATATTAACAAAATCTATGATTAAATATATGGGGGAAAACTGCAAAAACGAAGCTATAGGAAATATTTTATCCCCTATGTTTGAACACTATTTTGCTTTTTACCAGAAAAAATCTTCTGTACCAATCCAAGGTGTACCTATTCATGATTTACTACCTTTCTGGGCTATGATGAATGGGAATGAGGTTATTTATCAAAAAGCTCCAGTAAAAGTGGTTACAGATGAAGGGGTCGCTTTTGGTCAGAGTATTGCGGATTTCCGACAAATCAAAGAAAAGGAAGATTATCCAATTCATAGCATTGCGAATCAATTTGATTATTCTGCCTATACGCAGGATGTAATGGATACGTTTACTTTTTAA
- a CDS encoding TetR/AcrR family transcriptional regulator: MTDLKERIIQSSLELFEKHGYHGVSINQIVEHCGASKGGFYHYFHSKDELLYVIHDTFITYVLEKANQAKQTYNNPTEKLQAIIESFVKVFDLYKPHISVFYQESTYLKPDYEELIKKKRDQFKQNIFEVLQEGQDKGEFRSILPVEITGMAVLGMVNWTYKWYRKNGEKDIEEISHVFVDLILHSVLTGETLQQDRYNDFFLQTKMNS; encoded by the coding sequence ATGACGGATCTAAAAGAACGAATCATTCAATCATCCTTAGAGTTATTTGAAAAACATGGATACCATGGTGTATCTATTAATCAAATTGTAGAGCACTGTGGAGCATCTAAAGGAGGCTTTTATCACTATTTTCACTCTAAAGATGAACTCTTGTATGTGATACATGATACGTTTATTACATATGTATTAGAGAAAGCCAATCAAGCAAAACAAACCTACAACAATCCAACTGAGAAATTACAAGCCATCATAGAATCCTTTGTAAAAGTATTTGACTTATACAAACCACACATTTCTGTATTCTACCAAGAAAGCACATATCTAAAACCTGACTATGAAGAACTGATTAAAAAGAAACGAGATCAATTTAAGCAAAACATTTTTGAGGTACTACAAGAAGGGCAAGACAAAGGAGAATTCCGTTCTATACTACCAGTCGAAATAACTGGTATGGCTGTGCTAGGCATGGTGAACTGGACGTATAAATGGTATCGAAAAAATGGAGAGAAAGATATTGAGGAAATCTCTCATGTTTTTGTCGATTTAATTCTTCATTCCGTCCTTACTGGAGAAACCTTACAACAAGATCGTTATAATGATTTCTTTCTTCAAACAAAAATGAATAGCTAG